A window of Chitinophaga sp. MM2321 contains these coding sequences:
- a CDS encoding RagB/SusD family nutrient uptake outer membrane protein, protein MNSLFKNIAVFLVIMTTASCTADFLTLTPTDVLTDANFFVTESDAQSALIGVYAQLQDESTFGNVVDAANLDWTMSGDLYEQDQNTPRVQLEMLSLPANNLYIGQLYAGLYQGIARANFVIGRVEQMDKLEAGAKASIIGQAKFIRGIFYLKLVNYFGGVPLVITELNASSKLDIPRSPVADVWKQIELDLKDAAAVLPIVWANSNDVGRATKGAALGFLVKAYLWQEKWGDAITASEDVINSKAYDLLPDFRSVFLETNENNKEILFSTQYSSLNNGIEGNGLDVRSAPRGASAEFIGRGANSNFVPQTKWINDFERDQTGKIKDQRYWGVIIGPGEHHQEMTDFVMPLAFPNGYTKTGYIVTKYWQKASVVNSGLNTPILRYSEVLLNYAEALNEESRSEDAMKLVNKVRNRAGLDDKPLNLAKDKTLDAIFNERRFEFVWEPSGAFSDLNRRDRFIDFIRKNRADFAKIDVDSKPWLAVKPILLPIPLAAWNVNKSLVQNPGYPAF, encoded by the coding sequence ATGAACTCATTATTTAAAAATATAGCCGTTTTCCTGGTGATCATGACAACGGCATCCTGTACAGCAGACTTTCTCACCCTCACACCCACCGATGTGCTGACAGATGCCAACTTTTTTGTAACAGAATCGGATGCGCAGTCTGCCTTGATCGGCGTATATGCCCAGTTGCAGGATGAATCCACTTTCGGAAACGTGGTGGATGCCGCCAACCTGGACTGGACCATGAGCGGCGACCTGTATGAACAGGATCAGAACACGCCCCGCGTGCAATTGGAAATGCTAAGTTTGCCCGCAAACAACCTGTATATCGGTCAGCTCTATGCGGGCCTGTACCAGGGCATAGCCCGGGCCAATTTTGTGATCGGAAGAGTGGAGCAAATGGATAAACTCGAAGCCGGGGCAAAGGCAAGCATTATAGGTCAGGCGAAATTTATAAGAGGTATCTTTTATTTAAAGCTGGTCAATTATTTTGGTGGCGTACCATTGGTGATTACAGAGCTGAATGCTTCTTCTAAACTGGACATTCCCCGTTCACCCGTAGCAGATGTGTGGAAACAGATAGAACTTGATTTAAAAGATGCGGCGGCTGTTTTGCCTATTGTATGGGCCAATAGTAATGATGTGGGAAGGGCTACAAAAGGTGCGGCGCTTGGTTTTCTGGTGAAAGCTTATCTGTGGCAGGAGAAATGGGGTGATGCCATTACAGCCAGCGAGGATGTTATCAATTCCAAAGCCTACGATTTACTCCCTGATTTCAGAAGTGTATTTCTTGAAACAAATGAAAATAATAAGGAGATTTTATTTTCAACACAATACAGTTCGCTGAACAATGGTATTGAAGGAAATGGATTGGATGTGAGATCTGCTCCCAGGGGAGCATCGGCTGAATTTATTGGCCGTGGGGCGAATAGTAATTTTGTTCCACAAACAAAATGGATCAATGATTTCGAGAGAGATCAGACCGGGAAGATAAAAGACCAGCGTTATTGGGGTGTGATCATCGGCCCTGGTGAACATCACCAGGAAATGACGGATTTTGTGATGCCGCTGGCTTTCCCGAATGGGTATACGAAAACAGGCTACATCGTTACAAAGTACTGGCAAAAGGCATCTGTGGTGAATTCAGGACTTAATACCCCGATACTGCGTTATTCCGAGGTGTTGCTGAATTATGCGGAAGCACTGAATGAAGAAAGCCGTTCTGAAGATGCGATGAAGCTGGTGAACAAGGTCAGGAACCGTGCAGGATTGGACGATAAGCCACTGAATCTTGCAAAAGACAAAACCCTGGATGCTATCTTTAATGAAAGACGTTTTGAATTTGTGTGGGAACCATCCGGTGCATTTTCTGATCTTAACAGGAGGGATCGTTTTATTGATTTTATCAGGAAGAACCGCGCAGATTTTGCAAAGATTGATGTGGATAGTAAACCCTGGCTGGCGGTAAAACCCATTTTATTACCTATTCCGCTGGCAGCATGGAACGTGAATAAGTCGTTGGTGCAGAATCCGGGGTATCCGGCTTTTTAG
- a CDS encoding alpha/beta fold hydrolase, whose product MKKYIALLLLSVAYLSKYCPAVLAQAPQMDSAGIDLLPSIPFLPDPLVLDEGRKNIPVKSSAQWQEKRAEIREQYQQWVSGTVPPAPENIQVKVLSEKTENQVKIRTVELYFGPGNKAKMTVELMIPVSNKPLPVFMTQWNHRGWAQIAVRRGYIGCIYAGGDVKDDTKNYAEVYPGYDFATLMKRAWGASRVVDYLYKLPEVDTARIALTGHSRNGKQSLMAAAFDERIKAVVSSSGGTGGECTFRFSDERFDSESVEEITRNFPYWFSPRLRLFSGREQKLPVDQNGLMSLIAPRGLMIVSAITEGQGNPWGIEQSYKSVGKAYQFLHAENNIAVHFRQGRHQHSARDVENFIDFFDYIFHRGATPPENKLYNNYSFEQWKQRSKEQIDPLKFPVAGSKSAVPFSAKSFPAQQDTIRKRLRWLLGNEPPGVLTDNPLSRSLFKNAVYPDDYLAEVIGEPSFASGVRKMEIGPYSALGEDLWGTIYFPASAVTHDSVLGKLPLVIFLHEYAYATGAHRRSEAVIRQFTAQGYAVLSFDMPGFGTRVEEAANFYQRYPDWSVMGKMVADTRGIINDASVRMPFIDASNIYLAGYSLGGTVALLTAALDERVKGVAVVAAFSSLRHDNIGTEGIRHFSHLHGLIPRLGFFVGHENNIPVDFEDILGCVAPRPLLIIAPEKDRHHTKASVEKTVAAVSVIYKGMKAADKLTFRHPDTYNHFPDSLKQEVAAWLLQERSHQQP is encoded by the coding sequence ATGAAAAAGTATATCGCGTTACTACTTTTATCTGTTGCTTATCTCAGTAAATATTGCCCGGCTGTATTGGCACAGGCGCCGCAAATGGATTCGGCCGGTATCGATTTGCTGCCTTCCATTCCTTTTCTACCGGACCCGTTGGTGCTGGATGAAGGACGTAAGAACATTCCTGTGAAATCCAGTGCCCAGTGGCAGGAGAAACGGGCGGAGATCAGGGAGCAATACCAGCAGTGGGTATCGGGAACGGTTCCGCCGGCGCCGGAAAACATACAGGTAAAAGTGTTGTCAGAAAAAACTGAAAACCAGGTAAAGATCCGTACGGTGGAATTGTATTTCGGTCCGGGTAACAAAGCCAAAATGACGGTGGAGTTGATGATACCGGTTTCGAATAAACCGCTGCCGGTTTTTATGACCCAATGGAATCATCGGGGATGGGCGCAGATTGCCGTACGCCGCGGATATATCGGATGTATCTACGCAGGTGGAGATGTGAAGGATGACACAAAGAATTATGCCGAGGTTTATCCCGGTTATGATTTTGCAACGCTCATGAAACGTGCATGGGGCGCGTCGCGTGTGGTGGACTACCTGTATAAGCTACCGGAAGTGGATACAGCCCGTATTGCACTGACCGGCCATTCGCGTAATGGAAAGCAATCGCTTATGGCGGCGGCATTTGACGAACGTATAAAAGCGGTGGTGAGTAGCAGCGGGGGAACAGGCGGGGAATGTACTTTCCGGTTTTCGGATGAGCGTTTCGATTCTGAATCAGTGGAAGAGATCACCCGTAATTTTCCCTATTGGTTTTCTCCCCGTCTGCGTTTATTCAGTGGCAGGGAACAAAAATTACCGGTGGATCAGAATGGGTTGATGTCATTGATAGCGCCCAGGGGATTGATGATCGTATCTGCCATCACAGAAGGGCAGGGCAATCCCTGGGGTATTGAGCAATCTTATAAATCAGTTGGAAAGGCATACCAGTTCCTGCATGCAGAAAATAATATCGCCGTTCATTTCCGGCAGGGGCGGCACCAGCATTCCGCCAGGGATGTGGAGAATTTTATTGATTTTTTCGATTACATTTTTCATCGTGGAGCAACACCGCCGGAGAATAAATTGTATAACAACTATTCTTTTGAACAATGGAAACAACGGAGTAAAGAGCAGATTGACCCATTGAAATTTCCGGTAGCAGGTAGTAAATCAGCCGTACCGTTTTCTGCCAAATCTTTTCCTGCACAACAGGATACTATCAGGAAGCGGCTCCGGTGGCTGCTGGGCAACGAACCTCCCGGTGTGTTGACGGATAACCCATTGTCACGTTCTCTTTTTAAGAATGCGGTATACCCGGATGATTACCTCGCAGAGGTGATTGGGGAGCCTTCTTTTGCCAGTGGAGTACGGAAAATGGAAATAGGCCCCTATAGCGCCTTGGGAGAGGATTTATGGGGAACTATTTATTTCCCCGCCAGTGCTGTTACGCATGATTCGGTGTTAGGGAAGTTACCATTAGTTATCTTTTTACATGAGTATGCTTATGCTACCGGTGCGCATAGGAGAAGTGAAGCGGTGATCCGGCAGTTTACCGCGCAGGGATATGCGGTGTTGTCTTTTGATATGCCCGGATTTGGCACCCGTGTGGAGGAAGCGGCCAACTTTTATCAGCGTTATCCGGATTGGTCTGTTATGGGCAAAATGGTGGCAGACACGCGGGGTATTATCAACGATGCCAGTGTAAGGATGCCATTCATTGATGCCAGCAATATCTACCTCGCGGGGTATTCATTGGGCGGTACGGTAGCATTGCTTACAGCGGCGCTGGATGAACGTGTAAAAGGAGTAGCAGTGGTGGCTGCATTCAGTTCTTTGCGGCATGATAATATTGGCACGGAAGGCATCAGGCATTTCTCCCACCTGCATGGATTGATCCCGCGTCTTGGTTTTTTTGTGGGCCATGAGAATAATATACCGGTAGATTTTGAAGATATATTGGGCTGCGTAGCTCCGCGGCCGTTATTAATCATTGCGCCTGAAAAGGACCGGCATCATACGAAGGCGAGCGTGGAGAAAACCGTAGCTGCTGTTTCGGTGATATATAAGGGGATGAAAGCGGCAGACAAGCTCACTTTCCGGCATCCGGATACCTATAATCATTTCCCTGACAGTCTAAAGCAGGAAGTTGCTGCCTGGCTGTTGCAGGAAAGATCGCATCAGCAGCCCTGA
- a CDS encoding TonB-dependent receptor: MKLTVVFILLAFLGASATGFSQKVTIYGKSIPLEKVFAAIELQTGYAFFYNNVDIGKAPVITVSLKDVDLEKALDKTLKDQQLEYTILGKTIFIRASNKSRLSLAAIPAVDRAINVQGVVVDAATGKPLVGVTVQVKGSTAGTTTDVDGKFTLSVPDKAVLVVSCLGYSKREINVNDGAALTIGLEATNTGLNQVVVVGYGTEKKKDLTGAIASIKAEDLTKTASNSFTASLAGKVPGVFITQTGGAPGAASSVRIRGIGTTGGNQPLYVVDGFPINGGGMSVPGSSSQVDGMSIINPNDIASVEVLKDAAAAAIYGSRAANGVILVTTKRGKDGLVDVNFNAYTGFTQLWRKPGFMNAQEFATMANELYTNSGLTPNPEWANPASFGKGTDMIDEIFRNAPLQNYDLSFSGGTQKLKARLSLGYTDQDGTMIETSYKRYTGRATVDLKASNKLTFGGSLAFAATQSKGQNTDAMQGGIFNLAQQFFPTLNRDSAFFGPGGFYTKDGDNPILKAASIDNQLKNFRIYGNAFGEYEIIKGLKFRTSIGIDANNNRTTSWEGKAERGFYIHPRATLSERYDQGLTQLIENILSYSKTFGHHSIAAVVGQTAQSTKNGWISAGGNGFQNESLKVISGSDVSLRTANGTDSYSTLASYLGRINYSFEGKYLVSASLRRDGSSNFGPNNKWGNFPAVSAGWRLSEESFMKSFSHIISDLKVRGSWGQLGNDAIPAFGYLSTIRSGANADNYVLGTGGQNIIIGSTMIRPGNPDLKWETTEQTDIGIDASFFNEKLYLTADYFIKNTKDMLISLPVSIEAGFQNAPTVNGGSVKNSGLELLLGYRDDIGDFHFDVSANVATLKNVVTSLGVGQPIVGPSLAGTSMNMTYTKAGQPIGYYRGYVVEGVYQEDGDVNKVFQPNAIAGDFRYRDVNGDNVLTDEDKVIIGKPWPDFTYGVNLNFSYKGFDCNLMLQGVSGNQIYRANKVSNFPMKYFNGNGIVNGVKEVLNHWTPGSGINNQPGLKYIDANGNYANPSSFFVEDGNYMRVRNFVLGYNLPAGIIHKTSTSILKSVRLYVSAQNLFTFTRYSGFDPEVGSTDPLNSGIDTGVFPQPRTFMAGINVGF, from the coding sequence ATGAAGCTAACAGTCGTTTTTATCCTACTCGCTTTTTTAGGAGCAAGCGCCACGGGCTTCTCCCAGAAAGTGACCATTTATGGTAAAAGTATTCCACTTGAAAAAGTTTTTGCTGCCATTGAGCTGCAAACGGGTTATGCATTTTTTTACAATAATGTAGATATCGGCAAAGCCCCTGTTATCACGGTATCCCTGAAGGATGTTGACCTGGAAAAAGCCCTGGACAAAACCCTGAAGGATCAGCAACTGGAATATACTATTCTCGGTAAAACAATTTTTATCCGGGCGAGTAACAAGTCCAGGCTTTCACTGGCGGCTATTCCGGCGGTGGACCGGGCCATTAATGTACAGGGCGTTGTTGTAGACGCTGCCACCGGTAAACCACTGGTAGGTGTAACGGTACAGGTAAAAGGAAGTACTGCCGGTACCACCACTGATGTAGATGGTAAGTTCACTTTGTCTGTACCAGATAAAGCGGTATTGGTGGTTTCCTGTCTTGGCTATAGTAAAAGAGAAATAAACGTAAATGACGGCGCCGCCCTCACCATCGGACTGGAGGCTACCAACACCGGCTTAAACCAGGTAGTGGTAGTGGGATACGGCACGGAAAAGAAAAAAGATCTGACGGGCGCCATTGCCTCTATCAAAGCGGAAGACCTTACCAAAACAGCTTCCAATAGTTTTACGGCTTCGCTGGCAGGTAAAGTTCCGGGTGTATTCATCACGCAAACGGGTGGCGCTCCCGGCGCTGCTTCCTCTGTACGTATCCGGGGAATCGGTACCACCGGCGGCAATCAGCCTTTGTATGTGGTGGACGGATTTCCTATCAATGGCGGCGGTATGTCTGTTCCCGGCAGTTCCAGCCAGGTAGACGGCATGTCTATTATCAATCCAAATGACATCGCCTCTGTAGAAGTATTAAAAGATGCCGCTGCTGCCGCTATTTATGGTTCCCGCGCTGCCAACGGTGTTATTCTCGTTACCACCAAAAGGGGAAAAGATGGACTGGTAGATGTTAACTTTAATGCCTACACGGGTTTCACACAATTGTGGCGGAAACCGGGATTTATGAATGCACAGGAATTTGCCACGATGGCAAATGAGCTGTACACCAATTCCGGCCTGACACCAAATCCGGAATGGGCCAATCCTGCTTCTTTTGGGAAAGGTACCGATATGATCGACGAGATTTTCAGGAATGCACCCTTACAGAACTATGACCTGAGCTTTTCAGGCGGCACACAGAAGTTAAAGGCCAGGCTTTCGCTCGGCTACACAGATCAGGATGGAACGATGATCGAAACTTCCTATAAACGTTATACCGGAAGGGCTACCGTTGACCTGAAAGCCAGTAATAAACTCACTTTTGGAGGTTCACTCGCTTTTGCAGCTACGCAATCCAAAGGTCAGAATACGGATGCGATGCAAGGGGGGATCTTTAATCTCGCGCAACAATTCTTCCCCACATTAAACCGTGATTCTGCTTTCTTCGGACCAGGAGGCTTCTATACAAAAGACGGGGATAATCCCATATTAAAAGCTGCATCTATCGATAACCAGTTGAAAAATTTCAGGATCTATGGGAATGCATTCGGTGAATATGAAATCATCAAAGGATTGAAATTCAGGACCAGCATTGGCATTGATGCCAATAATAACCGCACTACTTCCTGGGAAGGAAAAGCGGAAAGAGGATTCTATATTCATCCGCGGGCAACGCTTTCTGAAAGATATGATCAGGGGTTAACACAGCTGATTGAAAATATTTTATCTTATTCAAAAACATTCGGACATCATAGCATCGCTGCAGTAGTCGGACAAACAGCCCAGAGTACCAAGAACGGCTGGATTTCTGCCGGAGGCAATGGTTTTCAGAATGAATCATTGAAAGTGATCAGTGGCAGTGATGTGAGTCTGCGTACCGCTAATGGTACCGATAGTTATTCTACATTAGCTTCTTACCTGGGTAGAATCAATTATTCCTTTGAAGGGAAATATTTAGTTTCTGCAAGTCTTCGACGCGACGGTTCTTCTAATTTCGGACCCAACAACAAGTGGGGTAATTTCCCCGCTGTATCGGCAGGCTGGCGGTTGTCGGAAGAATCATTCATGAAATCGTTTTCCCACATTATCAGCGACCTGAAAGTACGCGGTAGCTGGGGCCAGCTCGGCAACGACGCTATTCCTGCCTTTGGTTATTTAAGTACGATCAGAAGCGGCGCCAATGCTGATAACTATGTACTGGGTACAGGCGGACAAAATATTATCATCGGTTCCACCATGATCAGACCAGGAAACCCCGATCTCAAATGGGAAACAACCGAACAGACAGATATCGGTATTGATGCATCGTTTTTTAATGAAAAGCTTTACCTGACAGCAGATTACTTTATAAAGAACACCAAAGATATGTTGATCAGCCTCCCCGTTTCTATTGAAGCAGGTTTTCAGAATGCGCCAACCGTTAATGGCGGCAGTGTAAAGAACAGTGGATTGGAATTATTACTGGGATACCGGGATGATATAGGCGATTTTCATTTTGATGTGAGTGCCAATGTGGCTACACTAAAAAATGTAGTAACCAGCTTAGGTGTAGGCCAGCCGATTGTAGGGCCTTCCCTGGCAGGTACCAGCATGAATATGACTTATACAAAAGCCGGACAGCCGATAGGGTATTACCGTGGTTATGTTGTGGAAGGTGTTTACCAGGAAGACGGAGATGTAAACAAGGTTTTTCAACCCAATGCTATTGCGGGTGATTTCCGGTACAGGGATGTAAACGGAGATAACGTACTGACAGATGAAGACAAAGTAATCATCGGCAAACCGTGGCCTGACTTTACTTACGGTGTAAACCTTAATTTCTCCTACAAAGGATTTGATTGTAATCTCATGTTGCAGGGCGTTTCAGGAAATCAGATCTATCGCGCTAATAAAGTATCCAACTTCCCGATGAAATATTTTAATGGAAATGGCATCGTGAATGGTGTGAAAGAAGTTTTAAACCATTGGACGCCGGGTAGTGGAATCAACAATCAGCCTGGATTAAAATACATTGATGCCAACGGAAATTATGCCAACCCATCCTCCTTTTTTGTGGAAGACGGAAATTATATGAGGGTGCGCAACTTTGTACTCGGCTATAATCTTCCTGCGGGGATAATCCATAAAACATCTACCAGCATACTCAAAAGTGTACGCTTGTATGTGAGCGCCCAGAACCTGTTCACCTTTACCCGTTATTCAGGATTTGACCCGGAAGTGGGTAGCACAGATCCTTTGAATTCAGGTATTGATACAGGGGTTTTCCCACAGCCAAGAACTTTTATGGCAGGTATAAATGTAGGTTTCTAG